From the Jatrophihabitans endophyticus genome, one window contains:
- the secF gene encoding protein translocase subunit SecF — translation MATDTTPPDGGNDVPEAPAGPTTTATRPADADKHSILSQLYRGETRIGFVKARRKWYAVSAIVMLICIGSLVFRGFNFGVAFAGGTTFQIKTSNESITTDKVNDAFVKAGEEPDGAPQEVGNAANRQLIVNVGTLTPAKQEALQTKVQQELGLGRSSFTSTSIGSQWGHDTTIKAAQGLVIFLIAVTIYIALRYQWRMAVGAISALIFDLMITAGIYSIIGFEVTPSTIVGLLTILGFSLYDTVVVYDKVAENAKDILAGSRTTYGEAANLAVNQTLMRSINTSLIGLLPVAGLLFVGAGVLGVGTIKDLALILFVGLASGAYSSLFLATPIVVDLTEREPRYKALTARVEAKRNSLRKRSEDDGTLAAAGPVNRGGPMPAPKPGVRPQQRRKR, via the coding sequence ATGGCCACCGACACGACACCGCCGGACGGCGGCAACGACGTCCCCGAGGCGCCCGCCGGCCCCACCACCACCGCGACCCGCCCGGCCGACGCCGACAAGCACTCGATCCTGAGCCAGCTCTACCGGGGCGAGACCCGCATCGGCTTCGTCAAGGCGCGCCGCAAGTGGTACGCAGTCTCCGCGATCGTCATGCTGATCTGCATCGGCAGCCTGGTGTTCCGCGGCTTCAACTTCGGCGTCGCGTTCGCCGGCGGCACGACCTTCCAGATCAAGACCAGCAACGAGAGCATCACGACCGACAAGGTCAACGACGCGTTCGTCAAGGCGGGCGAGGAGCCCGACGGCGCGCCGCAGGAGGTCGGCAACGCCGCCAACCGGCAGCTCATCGTCAACGTCGGCACGCTCACCCCGGCGAAGCAGGAGGCGCTGCAGACCAAGGTCCAGCAAGAGCTCGGGCTCGGCAGGAGCAGCTTCACCTCCACCAGCATCGGCAGCCAGTGGGGTCACGACACCACGATCAAGGCGGCGCAGGGCCTGGTCATCTTCCTGATCGCGGTCACGATCTACATCGCGCTGCGCTATCAGTGGCGCATGGCGGTGGGCGCGATCAGCGCGTTGATCTTCGACCTGATGATCACGGCCGGCATCTACTCGATCATCGGCTTCGAGGTCACGCCCTCGACCATCGTCGGCCTGCTGACCATCCTGGGCTTCTCGCTGTACGACACCGTCGTCGTCTACGACAAGGTCGCCGAGAACGCGAAGGACATCCTCGCCGGCTCGCGCACCACCTACGGCGAGGCCGCCAACCTCGCGGTGAACCAGACGCTCATGCGCTCGATCAACACCTCGCTCATCGGCCTGCTGCCGGTGGCCGGGCTGCTGTTCGTCGGGGCCGGCGTGCTCGGCGTGGGCACGATCAAGGACCTCGCGCTCATCCTGTTCGTGGGGCTGGCCTCCGGTGCGTACTCCTCGTTGTTCCTGGCCACGCCGATCGTCGTCGACCTCACCGAGCGCGAGCCGAGGTACAAGGCGCTGACGGCGCGGGTCGAGGCCAAGCGCAACAGCCTGCGCAAGCGCAGCGAGGACGACGGCACCCTCGCCGCGGCCGGTCCGGTCAACCGGGGTGGTCCCATGCCCGCGCCGAAGCCGGGCGTGCGCCCGCAGCAGCGACGGAAGCGGTAG
- a CDS encoding adenine phosphoribosyltransferase, with product MTQVDPSLSARIGALLRDVPDFPQPGILFKDIAPLLADADGFAATVTALGPTEPVDLVAGIEARGFVLAGALAHELGCGLVPVRKAGKLPPPTVRRSYDLEYGSAEIEVPVGVLEGKRVLVVDDVLATGGTLRASVELLAEAGATVVELAVILEIAALGGRAALADLPPLRALVTA from the coding sequence ATGACCCAGGTGGATCCGTCGCTGTCGGCACGGATCGGCGCGCTGCTGCGCGACGTGCCCGACTTCCCGCAACCCGGCATCCTGTTCAAGGACATCGCGCCGCTGCTGGCCGACGCGGACGGGTTCGCGGCGACCGTGACCGCGCTCGGCCCGACCGAGCCCGTCGACCTCGTGGCCGGCATCGAGGCGCGCGGCTTCGTGCTCGCCGGCGCGCTCGCCCACGAACTCGGCTGCGGCCTCGTCCCCGTCCGCAAGGCGGGCAAGCTGCCGCCGCCGACCGTCCGGCGCAGCTACGACCTCGAGTACGGCAGCGCCGAGATCGAGGTGCCGGTCGGCGTCCTGGAGGGCAAGCGGGTCCTCGTCGTCGACGACGTCCTGGCCACCGGCGGCACGCTCCGCGCGAGCGTCGAGCTGCTCGCCGAGGCGGGCGCGACGGTCGTCGAGCTCGCGGTGATCCTGGAGATCGCGGCACTGGGCGGCCGGGCCGCGCTGGCCGACCTGCCGCCGCTGCGCGCGCTCGTCACCGCCTGA
- a CDS encoding RelA/SpoT family protein, whose amino-acid sequence MQPPSRPAKTTQGDADTSRAADETAETAATDATDATSHPGEDAATSPAEPAAATKQAQPPATAKPAARPAAKTTAKPAAPQPSAAPATSPDSPAAEFHRRRVRDRLARRLVTTNRQPSVKPVLEPLLAIHRAAHPKADVRKLQRGYDVAEDSHRGQLRKSGDPYITHPLAVATILAELGMDTTTLIAALLHDTVEDTGKTLDSIRGEFGEQVAHLVDGVTKLDKVKYGHAAEAETIRKMITAMSRDPRVLVIKLADRLHNMRTLRFLPPEKQERKARETLEVLAPLAHRLGMNTVKWELEDLAFATLYPKRYDEIVRLVAERAPSRDTYLHEVIERINSDLRGGGLKAQVTGRPKHYYSIYQKMIVRGREFTDIYDLVGIRVLVQEERDCYATLGVIHANWQPVPGRFKDYIAMPKFNMYQSLHTTVIGPGGKPVELQIRTHAMHRTAEFGIAAHWKYKEHKDVAVADPAGMSDEMGWLRLLLDWQREAQDPDEFLDNLRYDLNAKEVYVFTPKGDVVPLPSGSTPVDFAYAVHTEVGHRCIGARVNGKLVALESVLDNGDSVEVFTSKSENAGPSRDWLSFVKSPRARNKIKSWFARERREDAIDAGKAALSKAMRKAALPMQRLLGGDQLLTLAHDMHYTDISALYAAIGENHVSAQSVVQKLVAQFGGSEGSVEDIAEATMPSVDLPVAGVRRSSSDVGVVVRGVSDVWVKIAMCCTPVPGDEILGYVTRGGGVSVHRRACTNAASLLSQPERLVEVEWAPSSGSTFVVSVQVEALDRRGLLSDITRVLSDERVSILSANVTTNRDRVAVSRFTFEMAEAKHLDSLLRAIRGVEGCYDVYRVHAVNATADVAD is encoded by the coding sequence ATGCAGCCGCCGTCACGCCCTGCGAAGACGACCCAGGGGGACGCCGACACGTCCCGCGCCGCCGACGAGACCGCCGAGACCGCCGCGACCGACGCGACCGACGCGACGTCGCACCCGGGCGAGGACGCCGCGACGTCGCCGGCCGAGCCCGCGGCGGCGACGAAGCAGGCGCAGCCGCCGGCGACGGCGAAGCCCGCGGCACGACCTGCGGCGAAGACCACCGCGAAGCCCGCGGCACCGCAGCCGTCCGCCGCGCCGGCGACGTCCCCGGACTCCCCGGCCGCGGAGTTCCACCGGCGCCGGGTGCGTGACCGTCTCGCGCGCCGGCTGGTCACCACGAACCGGCAGCCCTCGGTCAAGCCCGTCCTGGAGCCGCTGCTCGCGATCCACCGCGCCGCGCACCCGAAGGCCGACGTCCGCAAGCTGCAGCGCGGCTACGACGTCGCCGAGGACTCCCACCGGGGGCAGCTGCGCAAGAGCGGCGACCCCTACATCACCCATCCGCTCGCGGTCGCGACGATCCTCGCCGAGCTCGGCATGGACACCACGACGCTGATCGCCGCCCTCCTGCACGACACGGTCGAGGACACCGGCAAGACCCTGGACAGCATTCGCGGCGAGTTCGGCGAGCAGGTCGCGCACCTCGTCGACGGCGTCACCAAGCTCGACAAGGTCAAGTACGGCCACGCCGCCGAGGCCGAGACGATCCGCAAGATGATCACCGCGATGTCGCGTGACCCTCGCGTGCTGGTCATCAAGCTCGCCGACCGGCTGCACAACATGCGCACGCTGCGCTTCCTGCCGCCGGAGAAGCAGGAGCGCAAGGCCCGCGAGACCCTCGAGGTGCTCGCGCCGCTCGCGCACCGCCTGGGCATGAACACGGTCAAGTGGGAGCTCGAGGACCTCGCGTTCGCGACCCTCTACCCGAAGCGTTACGACGAGATCGTCCGGCTCGTGGCCGAGCGGGCCCCGAGCCGCGACACCTACCTGCACGAGGTCATCGAGCGCATCAACTCCGACCTGCGCGGCGGCGGGCTCAAGGCGCAGGTCACCGGCCGGCCGAAGCACTACTACTCGATCTACCAGAAGATGATCGTGCGCGGTCGCGAGTTCACCGACATCTACGACCTCGTCGGCATCCGCGTGCTCGTGCAGGAGGAGCGTGACTGTTACGCCACGCTGGGTGTGATCCACGCGAACTGGCAGCCCGTCCCGGGCCGGTTCAAGGACTACATCGCGATGCCGAAGTTCAACATGTACCAGTCGCTGCACACGACGGTCATCGGCCCCGGCGGCAAGCCGGTGGAGCTGCAGATCCGCACGCACGCCATGCACCGCACGGCCGAGTTCGGCATCGCCGCCCACTGGAAGTACAAGGAGCACAAGGACGTCGCGGTCGCCGACCCGGCCGGCATGTCCGACGAGATGGGCTGGCTGCGGCTGCTGCTGGACTGGCAGCGCGAGGCGCAGGACCCCGACGAGTTCCTCGACAACCTGCGCTACGACCTCAACGCCAAGGAGGTCTACGTCTTCACCCCCAAGGGGGACGTCGTCCCGCTCCCGAGCGGGTCGACCCCGGTCGACTTCGCGTACGCGGTGCACACCGAGGTCGGCCACCGCTGCATCGGTGCGCGCGTGAACGGCAAGCTCGTCGCGCTCGAGAGCGTGCTGGACAACGGCGACAGCGTGGAGGTGTTCACCTCCAAGTCCGAGAACGCCGGCCCCTCGCGGGACTGGTTGTCCTTCGTCAAGTCGCCGCGCGCCCGCAACAAGATCAAGTCCTGGTTCGCGCGCGAGCGGCGCGAGGACGCGATCGACGCCGGCAAGGCCGCGCTGTCCAAGGCCATGCGCAAGGCGGCGCTGCCCATGCAGCGGCTGCTCGGCGGCGACCAGCTGCTCACGCTGGCGCACGACATGCACTACACCGACATCTCCGCGCTCTACGCGGCGATCGGCGAGAACCACGTGTCGGCGCAGTCGGTGGTGCAGAAGCTGGTGGCGCAGTTCGGCGGCTCGGAGGGGTCGGTCGAGGACATCGCCGAGGCCACGATGCCCAGCGTCGACCTGCCGGTGGCCGGGGTTCGGCGCTCGAGCAGCGACGTCGGCGTCGTGGTGCGCGGTGTCAGCGACGTGTGGGTGAAGATCGCGATGTGCTGCACGCCGGTGCCCGGGGACGAGATCCTCGGCTACGTCACCCGCGGGGGCGGTGTCTCGGTGCACCGGCGGGCCTGCACCAACGCCGCGTCGCTGCTCTCGCAGCCCGAGCGGCTGGTCGAGGTCGAGTGGGCGCCGTCCAGCGGGTCGACCTTCGTGGTGTCGGTGCAGGTCGAGGCCCTGGACCGACGCGGCCTGCTCTCGGACATCACCCGGGTGCTCTCCGACGAGCGGGTCAGCATCCTGTCGGCCAACGTGACGACGAACCGCGACCGCGTGGCCGTCAGCCGTTTCACCTTCGAGATGGCCGAGGCCAAGCACCTGGACAGCCTGCTGCGCGCGATCCGCGGCGTCGAGGGGTGCTACGACGTCTACCGGGTGCACGCCGTCAACGCGACGGCCGACGTCGCCGACTGA